The genomic interval CACATGAGGGAGCCCTTCTCGATGTCGAGGCGGGCGATGGACGCGCTGCCGTTCTCGCCGTGCCACGCAACGAAACACCCTTCGCTCCCACAGGCCATGCTGGGCACGTCGGCCGCAGCGCGATCCTCGTTCATGAGCTGGGGGTTTCCGAGCTCACGATCGACCCTCGGGTCTTTCGAGCCCTCTTTTCGCTCTTCGAGGCCCTTCGCGAGCTCGGGGCCGTCGAGCGGGAGGCGCACGCGGTAGATGAGGTGCTTCGTGTCCCGATCGAGGCGGTAGGCCACGAAGAGCGAGTTTGCCCCGACGGCGACGGCCGGGTACCGCACGGCGGCGCTCGCCTTGGATTTCGGCGGTGCGACGTAGTCGGTGATGCGCGTCTCGGGGCTCAGCGTGTCGAGCTCGGGAGAGAGCCGCCGCACGAAGAGGTCTTCGCCCTCGTGATCGCGATCGTCTTGCCAGGCCACGAAGTAGCCCATGGGCGCGCGCTCGATCGCGGGCCAAAAGAGCCCGGGCCGGCCGGCGCCGACCAACACCGAGGGACCGGCGATGCGACCTTCGACGTCGAGCTTCCGCACACGAACGCCGGCCGCGTGGCCCTTCTGGTCCCAATAGAGGAGGACGTATTTGTCGTCGGCCGAGGTGAGCGTCGGGCGCATGACGCTCGCCGCTTCGGGGGTGAGATCGCGGACGGGGCTCGTCGTGCGACCGGACGCGTCGACCGACACCGAGTAGGCGTGGTCCCTGCCCGCTTGCTCGTGATCGTCGGTCCAGACGACGAGCGCCCCTTTGCCCTGCGCGGCGATCGTCGGGCGACCTTGGCTGCCGCCGAGGCCGGTGCGGGGCCGTCCGAGACCGAGGAGCTTGCAGGGGCCGACGGGGGCCACCTTGGTCTGCTCGACGAAGCCACGCGTCGCGGGAACGCTCGTCGTCGTGTCGAGGGCCTCTTTGAACTTCTTTTGCGCGGCAGCGAAATCCCCCGTGGCGAGGATCTTCTGGCCCTCGCGCACGTGCACGGCCCACGAGGGCTCGTCGGCGGGGGGCAGCTCGCCGGCGTCGGGCCCCGCGACTTGGGTCGTGGCGGTCGACATGACCGTCGGCACGACGACGAGGGGCTTCAGGTACCGCGCCCACACGAACGCCGCGAACGACACGGACGCGACCACGAGCGCCCCGGAGAACGCGAGGCGCGCGACGGACGTGCCCTTCTCCTCGGCCGGCGCAGGCGGCGAGTTCACCGCGGCGAGCACGTCGGCGCTCTGCGGCGGCGGCCCGTCGGGCACCGACACGTCGCGGAGCGGATCGAGTGGGAGACCGCTCCGGGTGCGCGGCGACGAGGGCGAAGGCTCCTCGCCCATGTCGTCCGGGAGGCGCGCGGTCGACGAGAGCGACGAGAGCGACGAGAGGCTCGGGTTCTCCTCGAACACGCGCGTGAGCGCCTCGGCGAGCTCCTTCGCCGTCTGGTAGCGGTTCGCCGGATCACGCTCGAGGCACTTCTTGAACCACTCGTCGAAGGCGAGCGGGAGATCCGTGCGGATGCGGGACGGCGTCGGAATCGTGCCCGTCGCGATCGACGCGAAGGTCATCGCGACGCCCTGGTCCATGTTCCAGACCGGGCGCCCGAGGAGGCACTCGTACGCCATGCAGCCGAGCGCCCAGAGATCGGACCGGTGGTCGACGTTCCCCTGCCCCTTCACCTGCTCGGGCGACATGTACGCGGGCGTCCCGAACACGGCGCCTTCGCGCGTGAGGCGCTTCGTCTTCTCGTCGGGGTTCACCGGCGCGTAGAACTTGGCGAGGCCGAAATCGAGAATCTTTACGAGCTCTTCGCCATCTTCACCCTTGGTGAGGAAGATGTTCTCCGGCTTGAGATCGCGGTGCACGATGCCCGCGGCGTGAGCCTTCGAGAGCCCCTTCGCGCAGTGCATGATGACGCGCGTCGTGGTCTCGACGTCGATGATGCGCACGCGGGCCATGCGGTCGTAGAGAGACTCGCCCTCGAGCATCTCCATCGCGATGAACGGGCGCCCGTCCTCGAGGCGACCCGAGTCGTATACGTCGACGATGTGCGGGCTCTTCACGCTCGCGGCGGCCCGCGCCTCGCGGAAGAAGCGCTCGATCACGACGTTCGACGCGGCGAGCTCGGCGGCGAGCACCTTGAGCGCCACCTTCTTGCCGAGCGAGAGCTGCTCGGCCTCGTAGACCGCGGCCATGCCACCACGCCCGACCTCACGCAGCACCCGGTACTTGCCGAGAAGCAACGTACCGTCGGGGATCTTGGACTCCAAAGGCTCGGACATAGGAGAGGCCTGCCGTGCGTGGGCGCCGCAGGTGAGCCGGAACGATACGCGGTTTTGCCTGAAAGAAGAACGCCCGATTCGCCCAATCCGCACCGAGCGAGGGTCAGGCGTTGCCGAGCGCCGGCCGTCGTGGAAGGAAGAGGTCCTCGTGAGCCCCCCCGACGACGACGAACGCCTGCGCCTCCTCGGCGAAATCGCGGCCGAAACGGCCCACGAGCTCAGAAACGCCCTCATGGCCATCGCGGCCAGCACGTTCGTCGCGAAGGCGTCCCCCGAGAAGGTGCCGGCCCAGCTCGACCGCATCGCGCGGGCCACGGCCGGCGCGCAGCGCCTCGTCGACGACATGCTCGACCTCGCGCGTGGAGAAGCGCTCGGGCGTGAAGAGCTCCCGGTGCACGCCGTGCTCGAGGCCGCTCGCGATGCGGCAGGTGAGCGCGCTGCCCACGTCGACCTCCAATGTGCGACGGACCTACGCTTCCCCCTGCACCCGAGGCTGTTCGCTCGGGCCTTGGCGGCCCTCGTCGACAACGCGATCGCCGTGGCGACGAAGGCCCCCACGGTGACCCTCCGCGCGGCCGTCGAGGGCGACCGGCTCGTCGTGGACGTGACGGACGACGGCCCCGGTGTGCCGACCGAGCTCGCGGGCAAGATCTTCGAGCCTCACGTCACCGGCCGCGCGGGAGGTACGGGGCTCGGCCTCGCGATGGCGGCGAGGATCGCGCGCGCTCACGGCGGCGACGTGAGGCTCCTCACGACGGCCCCCGAGTGCGCCCACTTTCGCTTCGACGTCGGGCGTCGCTGAGGCGCCCGAGCCCGTGTCACGGCGCGACGAAGGCGCCGATCTTCGGCAAGAGGAAGCCCGCCCAGTCGTCGCTCGAGCCGTCGTGGCCACCGGCAAGCTCGCGGTACTGCACGGGGAAACGCGCGTTCTGGAGCTTGGTGCGGTCGGTCCGGACGTTCGCGATGGCGAAGCTCGTGTCCCCGGTGCGCGCCGTGATCGCGACGTTGAGCTTCCATCCGGCCGCCGCGAGGGCCGCGTCCGTTCCGCTCCCGAAAGCCGACTGGAGGCTCGAGTTCTCGATGAGGAGCCCCGCGAAGCGCTTCGCGTTCTTCAGGGCCGTCGTGTAGGCGAGGATGCCGCCGGAAGAGTACCCGGCCATCGTGATCTTCTTCTGGTGGGCGTAGAAGCACGTGCGGACGTCGTCGAGGACGGCCAAGACCTTGGCTTCGTCTTGCGCGGCGGTCCAGCACTGCCCATCACGACCGGCGCCGACCGACACGGCGATGTACGACTGCGTGGCGCGCGAAGCCGCGGGTGCCATGGCCCAGGTGGCGAAGTTCTTCGCCGTGTCGCCGCACCCGTGCGCGCCGATCACCATCGGGTAGGCGTTCGCGGCGTTGTAGCCCGTGGGGAGGCGCACCCAGTACGCGTAGCCGCCCGTACGCGTCGTGAGCTGGAAGAAGCCCGCGGAGTCGGCCGTGTACGAGCACGTTCGCGTGGGGCGCGGCCCAGGCCCGGTCGCCGTGCCGCCACCCGCGTCGGGCGTTCCGCCGCCGCCACCGCCACCACCCCCCGCGTCGATGCCACCACCGCCACCACCGCCACCACCGCCCGCGTCGGGCGTCGTGCCCGCATCATCGCCAGGATCGTCCGTGGAGGCGTCGGCGCCGCCCGCGTCGGTGCCCTCCCCCGAAGGGGTCGAGGGGGACGCGGGCCCCGAAGGCGCAGGCGACGGCCGCCCAGCTTGCGTGGTGCCCGAGGTCTCGGAGGGGCTCTCTTCGGGGAGGGCACCTTCCCCCGAGCCGTCGACGCCTGCGTCGCTGCAGGCGACGACGAAGAGGGCGAGACCGAGAGCACCGACGACGCAGGAGGAGCCTTTTCGCACGGCGCGGAGCTTAGCGGACCTTCGCCGAAAAACCCTGACAACCCGCTAAGCTAGGGCATGATCGCTCTTACCCACGCCTACGAGGTAGGACCACGTAGGAGCACCGCGTCAAAGCGTGAGGCGGAGGTGCACGGCCTTCGGGCGCGTGAGCGTGTCGAACGCGAGCTGACTCAGCGTGAGCCCTCGGCCCGAGTCCTTCACCCCCGACCACGGCAGCGCCGGGTCGAGTGCGTCGCACCGGTTCATGTAGACGGTGCCGGCCTCGACCTCGCGGACGAACCGCTCGGCGCGCTCGAGATCCTGGGTCCAGACGCTGGCGGTGAGCCCGAGGGTCGAGTCGTTCATGCGCGCGATGGCCTCGTCGTCGGAGGCGACCTTCGCGATCGGGAGGAGCGGACCGAACGACTCCTTGTGGAAGACCTCGGCGTCGAACGGCACGTCGGCGAGTAAGGTCGCCTCGAAGAACCTGCCCTTCCCCGCGATCGACGTGGCCTTCCCGCCGTGCACGAGCTTCGCGCCGCGGCGCTTCGCGTCCTCGACGAACGCGGTGAGCTCGGCCGGGTGCCAGGGCTGCGCGATCGGGCCGAGCGTGGTGGCCGCGTCCTCGGGATCCCCGAGCACGTAAGCCCGGACGAGGGGCTCGCACGCGGCGACGAACGCGTCGTAGACCTTTTCGTGCACGTACACCCGCTCGACGGCGCAGCAGCTCTGGCCAGCGTTGTAGATGGCCCCATCGACGATCTGCTCCGCGACCTTCGCCACGTCGACGTCGGGGGCGACGTACGCCGGGTCGTTGCCCCCGAGCTCGAGCCCCACGTGGAGGAACCTGTCGGCCGCAGCCTTCTGGATGCGATGCCCGCCGAACACCGAGCCGGTGAAGAGCACGTGATCGATCCGTGCGTCGCCGACGAGGCGCTCGGTGGCCTCGTGCGTGAGGTCGAGGGACGCGACGAGGCCCTTCGGCGCTCCCGCCTTCTCGAATGCGCGCGCGAACGCGTGCCCCGTGAGCGGCGTGCGGGGCGAGTGGCGCACGACGACGGCGTTGCCCGCGAGCACCGCCGGGAAGACCGCGTTCACCGCCGTAAGGAGCGGATAGTTCCACGCGGGGAGATCGAGCACGACGCCGAGCGGCTCCTTGCGGATGCGCCGGACGAAGTTCTCCTTCGGCGGGAGCGAGACGTCGGCGAGGTGCTCCTCGGCGATGGCCATCATGTGGCGAGCGCGCCCGAGCATGCCATCGACCTCACCGCGGGCCTGACCGAGGGGCTTGCCCATCGTGCGGGTGATGTCCTTCGCGATGGCCTCTTTGTCGGCCTCGAACGCGGCGCAGGCGCGCTCGCACAGGGCTCGTCGCTCGGCGACCTGGGTCGCTCGGAGCTCTCTCGCCGCGGCGCGCGCGCCGTCGAGCACGGCGTCGACGCGGGCGGCGTCGGCGTAGGGGACCTCGCAGGCGACGTCGAGGGTGTAGGGGTTGTCGACGCGGAGGGTAGAGTCGCTGGCCATGGGGGCGGGACGATAGCAGCCTCGGTCCCGACAGCCACTGTAGGCCCATGTGCGACAATTCGACGAGGCCGGAACCGATTCGGTGATCGTTGGTGCACCGTGCGACCATCGCTGGAAGTGAGCCTGGAACTGTCGACCTCCGAGCGACACGCGAGCGAGGCCCCCGAGGGCCAGAGCGCCGCGCCGCGCCCGAGCACGCCCCCGAGCTCTCACGAACGACCCCGGACCTCCCCCGAAGATGCGCGCCTCCGCGCCATGCTGCAGGAAAACTATGCCTTCATTTGGCGTCAGCTTCGGCGCTTCGGCGTGCCGGAGTCGCGCGTGGACGACGCGGCGCAAGAGGTCTTCGTCGTAGCGTCCCAGAAGCTCGCGGCGATTCGTGAGGGCAGCGAACGGTCCTACCTCTTCGGCACGGCCCTCCGTGTGGCGTCGCAGATGCGGCGGTCGGCGGTGATGCGGCACGAGGTGGGGGTCTCGACGCCACCCGAGATGGAGGCCATCGCGTCACGCCCGGACGAGCTGCTCGATCGGGGTCGCGCGAGGGCTCTGCTCGACGCCGTGCTCGACTCCCTCGACGACGACGTGCGCGCCGTGTTCGTGCTCTACGAGATCGAGGAGCTCGAGACGAAAGACATCGCGGAGCTGTTGGGCATCCCGGCAGGCACGGTGGCTTCCCGCCTGCGGCGTGGTCGAGAGGCGTTCGAGGCGAAAGTGTCGCGCCTCTTTCCAAAAGGAGCGAGACCGTGAGCGAGCCCACACGACTTCGAGAACGAGGCGGCCCCGGGGCGCTCTTGCTCGGCGCGGCGGCCGACGACGGCCCGTCGGCCACGTCGTTCGAGCGCACGGCGCGGCGGCTCGGCGTGGCCGGGGCCGTCCTGGGCGCCACGTCGACCGTGGCCACGACGGCAGCCGGAGGGACGGCCGCGAAGGGAGCCATGGCAGGTGGGGCCATCGCAGGAGCCGCTGCGGCCACGGGCACCGCCGCGGGGACGGGGCTCGGCGCAGGCGTGGCCGCGGGCTCGGCGAGCGTGCTCGCGGCGAAGGTGGGCTTTGCCCTCGTGCTCTCCGCGGCCCTCGTGGGTGGCGTCACGATCGCCACGCGCCCCGCGGCGAAGCTCGAGAGCCCGAAAGCCGCCCCCGCGACGATCACCGCGAGCGCCGCCCCCACGACGCCGAACGCAGCGATCCCTGCTCCGAGCGGCGCTCGTGCGCCTGAAAACCCGCCCACCGAGCCACCGTTCGAGGTCGCGGTCTCGCCCGCGCCGTCTCTGCCGAGCACGGATGACACTCCTCCGAAGAAGCCCACGGCCGGAGTGAAGCCCGTGTCGCCGGATCCGCTCCACGACGAGGTGCGGTGCCTCGACGAGGCCCGCGCCAAGCTCGCGCGGGGGGACGCGTCGGGCGCGCTCGTATCGCTCGACAAGCACGATCGCGAGTTTCCGCGCGGGCTCCTCGGCGCCGAGGCCGACGTGCTCCGCGTCGAGGCGCTCGTCAAGGCGGGGCGAGGCGACGAGGCGCGCGCGAGGGGTGAGAGGCTGCTCGCGCGCGAGCCCAACGGCCCCCACGCGAAGCGCCTCCGGACTCTCCTCGGGCTCTGAGCGCGAGGGTCTCCCGCGCCGGCGAGATTCGTCACCCCCGCGTACGAATTCATGATCGTGGCCCCGCCTCGCCACCATCACCTAACGAACGGGAGACATGACCATGAAAGCTTCGACCTTCGCTTCGATGATCCTCACCTTCGGAATGCTCGTGGCCTGCGGCGGCGCCGTGTCGCTCGGCCAGAACAACGGCCAGCTCCAGAAAGGTGAAAAATGCACGACGTGCACGGGCGGCGCGCCCGCGGACGCCAAACAATGCGCCGACGGGACCGCCATCGGGCGCGATTGCCTCTCCAACGGAGACGGCACGTGCGGCTACGAGTTCCCCGCGTGCCCCGGGGACACCCCCGCCGGCTCGCCGGGCTCGAAGTGCGGCACGTGCACGGGCCCCGTCCAGGAGGACGCCCGCCAGTGCCCCGACGGGACGAGCTTCGGCCGCGAGTGTCTCTACCGCGCCGACGGGACGTGCGGCTACGACTTCCCCGCCTGCCCCGGGGAGGCGCCGAACTGCCGCGCTCCGGGCGCGTGTGGCAACGGCGGCGTACCGACCATCGCGAAGGAGTGCCCCGACGGGACGGCCGTCGGATACACGTGCAATCTGCAAGCGAACGGCACCTGCGGCTACAGCTTCGCCTGCCCCGGTGACGCCTGCCAGGCCGCCGAGTGCACGGGGCCCGCTCCGGGTGCACCGAGCGTCGTCTGCCCGGACGGGAGCAAGGGCGGCGCGCTCTGCTCCCGCAACAAGGCAGGGACGTGCGGATGGACGTTCCGCGAGTGCCCCGCGATCGACGCGGGCTCGCCCGACGCTCGCTGACGTCCACCTCACGCGGGGGCGCGGCGGGCCTTCTTGGCGCCCCGGCCCTCGCGCCCCTCTTCTTCTTTTCGCAGCACGAGACCGGTCGCGGTGTCGGCCCGCGCGAGATCTTGCGGGGTGCCCTCGAACACGAGGGTGCCCCCGTGCTCACCCGCCTCGGGGCCGAGCTCGGCGACCCAATCGGCGGCGCGGATGACGTCCGGGTGGTGCTCGATGACCACGAGCGTGTCGCCGCGCGCGACGAGCTTCTCGAACGTCGCGAGCAGCTTCGCGACGTCGGCCACGTGGAGGCCCGTCGTTGGCTCGTCGAGCACGTAGAGGGTGGGCGCGTGGCTCGCGCCGGCCGTGAGCTCGGCCGCGAGCTTGAGCCGCTGCGCCTCGCCCCCCGAGAGCGTGTTCGAGCCCTGGCCGATCGTGAGGTACCCGAGCCCGAGCTCGTCGAGCGTGGCGAGAGGGCGCGCGATCTTGGGGAACGGCGCGAACACCTGGGCGGCCTCGTGGGCCGGGAGGCGCAGCACCTCCCCGATCGAGAGACCGCGGTACCGGACGTCGAGCGTCGAGGGCTCGAACCGGAGGCCGAAGCACGCCTCGCAGGGGCTTGCGATGTCGGGCAAAAACGACATCTCGTGCACGATGACACCTTGGCCTTCGCACGCGGGGCACCGCCCCGAGGACGCGCTGTTGAACGAAAAGCGCCCGGCCGAGAACCCGCGTGTCTTGGCGTCCGGGAGCGACGCGAACAGCTTGCGCACATCGTCCCACACACCGAGGAACGTCGCGGGGACCGAGCGCGGCGTGCGCCCGATCGGCGCCTGATCGACGGCGACCGCGCGGCTCAGCGCATCGGCCCCCGAGAGCTTCGAGAAGGCGAGCGCGGGCTCCGCGACGAGGCCGAGCGCCTTACGGACGGCAGGGAAAAAGACCCGTGACACGAGCGTCGACTTGCCCGACCCGCTCACCCCCGACACGACCGTGAGCCGCCCGACCGGGACGCGGAAGCGGACGTCCTTCAAGTTGTGCGCGCGGGCGCCGACGAGCGTGACGAAGGCCGTGGGCTTCGGCCTCTCGGGCCGGGTCGCGACGACGCCCGCCGCGAGGGCGCGCGCCGTGGGCGAGGTGCGCGACGAGAGGACCTTCTTCGCGGGGCCTTCGGCCATGATGCGGCCCCCGCCTGCTCCCCCTTCGGGGCCCATGTCGACGACGTGATCGGCGGCCCGGATGACGGCCTCGTCGTGCTCCACCACGAGCACCGTCGACCCCGTCGCGACGAGACGTCGCAGGTTCTCGAGCAGCCGATGCGTGTCGCGGGGGTGAAGGCCAATGGTGGGCTCGTCGAGCACGTAGAGCGCTCCGGTGAGCCCCGCGCCGAGCTGCGCCGAGAGCCGGAGCCGCTGCATCTCGCCGCCCGAGAGCGTCGGGGCGGGCCGGTCGAGCGCGAGGTAGCCGAGGCCGACCTCGTCGGCGAACGCGAGGCGGCGTGAGAGCTCGGCGACCACGGCGTGGGCGAGCGCGTGGCTCCGGCCCTCGAAGCGCGCGCCATCCACGATGCGCCGCACGCTCGAGATGCTCCGTGACGTGAGGGCCGCATACGTCTCGCCGAAGAGGCGGACGCCCCGAGGGACCTTCGAGAGGCGGGAGCCCTCGCAGGCACGGCACGGCTTCGTTTTCCCTGCATCGACGGCGACGGGACCTCCCTCGACGCCGGTGCCCTCGCACGACTCGCAGCGCCCCTGCGCCGTGTTGAACGAGAACCAACGTGGGTCGAGCTCCGGGACGCCCTCCCCGCACGCACCGCAGGCGCGGGTGGTCGAGAGGAACGACTCCCCGGGCCTCGCCTTCCCGGACGGCTTGCCCTCGGCGACCTTGAGCGCGCCCCGTCCCAGGGTGAGGTAGGTGTCGAACGACGCGCGAGCGAGCGCCTTCCCCGCGCCGAAATGCACGATGAGATCGACCGAGTGCTCCTTGGCCTTGTCGAGCGCGGGAGGAGGATCGACCGGCACGATCGCGCCGTCCACGCGGGCCGCAGACACGCCCGCGCGCGCCGCGTGCACGAACACCTCGCGGTGGAGGCCCTTGCGCGCCGTGACGGCGGGCGCGTAGACCGTGAGCTCCGCGCGAGGATCGGAGGACACCTGAGCGAAGAGCTCGTCGGCCGACCGCACCTCGACCCGCGCGCCGCAGCTCGGGCAGTGGACGTCCCCCACCTTCGCGTACAAGAGGCGCAGGTAGTGAGCGATCTCCGTGACGGTGGCGACCGTGGAGCTTACGCCTCCTCGGCTCGTGCGCTGCTCGAGGGCGATAGACGGAGGCACACCCACGACCGCGTCGACGTCGGCCCGCGGGAGGGTCGGGAGGAACTGGCGCGCGTACGGGGTGAGCGTCTCCATGAAGCGGCGCTGCCCCTCGGCGAACACCACGTCGAACGCGAGCGACGACTTGCCGGAGCCGCTGGGGCCCGTGACGACCGTGAGCGCGCCGTGCGGGATGCGGCACGAGACGTCCTTGAGGGTGTGCTCGCGCGCCCCCGACACGTCGATGGAGAGGGGCCCGCGAGGGAGCTCGGGGCGCTTACCGCGAGCCACTTTCTCTTTTACAATCGTAGACTTGGACATACGCAAGGCCTGGCCCGTGCGCGTGTCGGTCTCGGCGATCGCGGCGGGGCTCCCCTCGGCGACGACGAGGCCTCCATCGGGCCCACCGTCGGGCCCGAGGTCGATCACGTGGTCGCACCCGCGCACGAGATCGAGGTCGTGCTCGACGACGAGCACGGTCGCGCCCCGCTCGACGAGGCCGCGCAGCGCCGCGAGCACCTTGGCCACGTCCTCGCCGTGGAGGCCCGCGGAGGGCTCGTCGACGACGTAGAGGGTGCCCTTCTGCGGACCGGACAGCGCACGGGCGAGCTTGAGGCGCTGCGCTTCCCCGCCCGACAGCGTCGAGAGCGGCTGGCCGAGCGGAACGTAGCCGAGGCCGACCTCGACGAGCGGGTCGAGCGCGCGCGCGAGCACGTAGTCCCGATCGCCGGGTCGATCCAAGAACGCCCGCGCCTCGGCGACGGACATCTCGAGCACGTCGGCGACCGATCTCCCGTCGAGCCGTACGTCGAGCACCTCGGGACGGAACCGCTTGCCGCGGCACACCGGACAAAGCAGCGAGACGTCGGACAGAAATTGCATCTCGACCGTCTCGAAGCCCTCGCCCGAGCACGCCTCGCAGCGCCCCGCCAGCCACGTTGAACGAGAAGTGGGCCTCGGCGAGCCCGAGGCGCTTCGCGTCGGGGAGCGCGGCGAAGCGGGCGCGCACACGATCCCAGGCCTTCGTGTAGGTCGCGGCGTTCCCGCGCGCGGTGCGCCCAAGAGGAGACTGATCGACGAGCACGACCCGCTCGAAGCTCGAGGCCCCCTCGAGCTTCGTGTGCGCGAGGGGCCGAGGGACGCTCGTGTCCCCGAGCGCGCGCGCGACGGCGCGGTAGATGACGTCCTCCGCGAGCGTGGACTTGCCCGAGCCACTCGGGCCGGTCAGGGCCACGAGCTGCCCCACCGGCACCACGCACGTCACGTCACGCAGGTTGTTTCCTCGAGCGCCGACGACCCGCAGCTCACCACGGGGGCGTGGCGTCACGCGGGGCAGAGGACGCGACGACCACGCGCGAGCGGTCGGGAGATCACGGCGACGCGCGAGCTCACCCGGGGTCCCGTCGAAGAGCACCACACCTCCCTCGCGCCCCGCCCCCGGGCCGAGCTCGACGACGCGATCGGCCGCCTCCACGGTCGTCCGATCGTGCTCGACGAAGAGCACCGTGTTTCCTGCATCGGCGAGGCAACGCATCGCCTTCGCGAGGCGAGGCACGTCGGTCGGGTGGAGGCCTACGGTGGGCTCGTCGAGCACGAAGAGCGCGCCCGTGAGGGACGCCCCGAGGGCCGTCGTGAGCCCCGCGCGCTGCGCCTCGCCCCCCGAGAGCGTGCGCGCTTGGCGGTCGAGCGAGAGGTACCCGAGGCCGACGTCGCGGAGGTAGCCGAGGCGCGCGAGGAGCTCTCCTCGTACCCGCTTTCCCTGCGGATCGTCCGGGTCGAAGGCCGAGAGCACCTCGTGGGCGCGGGAGACCGTGAGCGCATGGAGATCGGCGAGCGAGAGCCCCGCGACGCGGTACGAGAGCGCCTTCGCCGAGAGGCGCGCGCCGCCACAGTCGCGGCAAGGGACGTAGTCCCGGTACCGCGCGAGGAAGACGCGCACGTGCATCTTGTACGTCTTCGTCTCGAGCCACGAGAACCACCGTCGCACCCCGGGGAACTTGCCGTCGTCCCAGTGGCCCTCGCCCTCGACGATGAGCTCGCGCTGCGCGTCGGTGAGCTCGCGGAAGGGGACGTCGGTGGGGATCTTCCGACGCTTGCAGAACGCAAGCATCTCGCGCCGCTCCCAGTCGGCGCTCTTGCCCGACCACGCCTTCACCGCGCCCTTCGCGAGGGATTTTTCCGGATCCGGGAAGACCTTGTCCCAGTCCACGGCGATCGTGCGACCGAAGCCCTTGCAGGTCGGGCAGGCTCCGAGCGGCGAATTGTACGAGAAGAGGGCGGGACGTGGCGGCTCGAATCCTTTCGCGCACACGGGGCACACGAGGCCGCGCCCGACGACGAGCGTCCGCGTGCGCGGGCCGTCCCCCGGCGAGGGAAGCTCGGCCACGACCTCGGCCGTGCCTGAGCCCTCGCCCCACGCCGCCTCGAGCGCCTGCTGCAACCTTCGGACGTCGCGGGGACCGAGCACGAGCCGGTCGACCACCACGCCGACCCTCACGTCCTTCGCGGTGGCCTCGCTCGGGCGAACCTCGTCGATGTCGCGGAGCACGCCGGCGACGGAGAGCCTACGATAGCCCTTCTTTACGAGCGACTCACGAAGCGTAAGGAACGCTTCCGTATCGGAGACCCGGACGGGATAGCTGACGACGGCGCGCGCACCTTCATTTTGCGCGGCGAGGGCCTCGGCCGCCGAGGTCGCGCGCGCGTGCACCGCCGCGACGCCGTGGTCGGGGCAAAACGGTACGGCCGACGCTCCGAAGAGCGCGGCCACGTACGCCTCGAGGTCGGCCAGCGTCGCGAGCGTGGAGCGGCTCGACTTGACGGGGGCGCGACGGTCGACGGCGACCCCTGCGGCCACCGGCTCCAGCGAGTCGAAGGGCGCTCGCTCGAGGCGCTCCAAGAACTGGCGCGCGTAAGGGCTGAAGCTCTCGACGAAGCGACGTTGCCCCTCGGCGTAGAGCGTATCGATGGCGAGCGACGATTTTCCCGCGCCGCTCGGTCCCGTCAGCGCGACGAGCGTGCCGGGCGCGAGGTCGAGGTCGACGCCCCGGAGGTTGTGGGTCTTCGCGCCGCGGAGGACGATGGGGAGCATCGCGAGAGGGGATGCCGGAAGCGGCACCTTCCTCGCAAGGAAAATGGCCGGCGTGCCTCTCGAGACA from Myxococcales bacterium carries:
- a CDS encoding serine/threonine protein kinase; translation: MSEPLESKIPDGTLLLGKYRVLREVGRGGMAAVYEAEQLSLGKKVALKVLAAELAASNVVIERFFREARAAASVKSPHIVDVYDSGRLEDGRPFIAMEMLEGESLYDRMARVRIIDVETTTRVIMHCAKGLSKAHAAGIVHRDLKPENIFLTKGEDGEELVKILDFGLAKFYAPVNPDEKTKRLTREGAVFGTPAYMSPEQVKGQGNVDHRSDLWALGCMAYECLLGRPVWNMDQGVAMTFASIATGTIPTPSRIRTDLPLAFDEWFKKCLERDPANRYQTAKELAEALTRVFEENPSLSSLSSLSSTARLPDDMGEEPSPSSPRTRSGLPLDPLRDVSVPDGPPPQSADVLAAVNSPPAPAEEKGTSVARLAFSGALVVASVSFAAFVWARYLKPLVVVPTVMSTATTQVAGPDAGELPPADEPSWAVHVREGQKILATGDFAAAQKKFKEALDTTTSVPATRGFVEQTKVAPVGPCKLLGLGRPRTGLGGSQGRPTIAAQGKGALVVWTDDHEQAGRDHAYSVSVDASGRTTSPVRDLTPEAASVMRPTLTSADDKYVLLYWDQKGHAAGVRVRKLDVEGRIAGPSVLVGAGRPGLFWPAIERAPMGYFVAWQDDRDHEGEDLFVRRLSPELDTLSPETRITDYVAPPKSKASAAVRYPAVAVGANSLFVAYRLDRDTKHLIYRVRLPLDGPELAKGLEERKEGSKDPRVDRELGNPQLMNEDRAAADVPSMACGSEGCFVAWHGENGSASIARLDIEKGSLMWRKQFAPKGGRPTLFASKAGEVYVAYYEAGRVRVAQVTRDGAGPFTAFGHVAGDHPRPSIAQGSEKGELWVAWEDAEPVGGTSFSKESYVARLQCP
- a CDS encoding sigma-70 family RNA polymerase sigma factor, whose product is MSLELSTSERHASEAPEGQSAAPRPSTPPSSHERPRTSPEDARLRAMLQENYAFIWRQLRRFGVPESRVDDAAQEVFVVASQKLAAIREGSERSYLFGTALRVASQMRRSAVMRHEVGVSTPPEMEAIASRPDELLDRGRARALLDAVLDSLDDDVRAVFVLYEIEELETKDIAELLGIPAGTVASRLRRGREAFEAKVSRLFPKGARP
- a CDS encoding aldehyde dehydrogenase family protein, with product MASDSTLRVDNPYTLDVACEVPYADAARVDAVLDGARAAARELRATQVAERRALCERACAAFEADKEAIAKDITRTMGKPLGQARGEVDGMLGRARHMMAIAEEHLADVSLPPKENFVRRIRKEPLGVVLDLPAWNYPLLTAVNAVFPAVLAGNAVVVRHSPRTPLTGHAFARAFEKAGAPKGLVASLDLTHEATERLVGDARIDHVLFTGSVFGGHRIQKAAADRFLHVGLELGGNDPAYVAPDVDVAKVAEQIVDGAIYNAGQSCCAVERVYVHEKVYDAFVAACEPLVRAYVLGDPEDAATTLGPIAQPWHPAELTAFVEDAKRRGAKLVHGGKATSIAGKGRFFEATLLADVPFDAEVFHKESFGPLLPIAKVASDDEAIARMNDSTLGLTASVWTQDLERAERFVREVEAGTVYMNRCDALDPALPWSGVKDSGRGLTLSQLAFDTLTRPKAVHLRLTL
- a CDS encoding HAMP domain-containing histidine kinase; this translates as MSPPDDDERLRLLGEIAAETAHELRNALMAIAASTFVAKASPEKVPAQLDRIARATAGAQRLVDDMLDLARGEALGREELPVHAVLEAARDAAGERAAHVDLQCATDLRFPLHPRLFARALAALVDNAIAVATKAPTVTLRAAVEGDRLVVDVTDDGPGVPTELAGKIFEPHVTGRAGGTGLGLAMAARIARAHGGDVRLLTTAPECAHFRFDVGRR